Below is a genomic region from Pirellulales bacterium.
AAACCTGCATCGCACGACCGGCATTCGCCGGCGGTTTTACGATTGTCTCCGGGCTATGTCCCAAGGTTTTCTCCCGAGGATCCAGGCATGAATCGTTTTGCCCCGCAGTGGTTTTCCAGGCATCTGTCGTTCGATCGATCGTGTCTGAAATTGGCCGCCGTCAGCCTATTGGCCGGCCTGATGGTGGGCGTATTGGGGATGGCCGCGCGGGCCCAAGCGGCCGATGATCCGCCAGGAGAAAAGAAGATCCCCGCGCCGCTCGATATCGAATTGCAAACGACCGACGGCTTGCAAATGCAGGCCACCTACTATGGCAGCATCCAGGGGAAGAATGCCGTGCCGATCATCATGTTGCATGGCTACAAGGGAAGCCGGGCGGATTTTGCCGGCCTTGCCCTGGCGATGCAGGCCCGCGGCTGCGCGGTGATCGTTCCCGACCTTCGCGGGCACGGCAAGAGCACGAGCATCAATCGGGGCGGCGAACTGGTGACCATCGATCCGTCGACGTTGAGAAAAGGGGATTTCGAGCTGATGGTCACCCAAGACCTCGAAGCCGTGAAATCGTATCTCATGGAGCGCAACAATGCCGGTGAATTGAATATCGAAAAACTCTGCGTGGTCGGCAACGATATGGGGGCCATGCTGGCGGTCAAATGGTCGCAATACGATTGGCATTGGCCGCAATTGCCGTCCACCAAGCAAGGCCAAGATGTGAAGGCCGTGGTGCTGATTTCGCCGCCGATGAATTTCCACGGTATCCCGATCAACGATTCGCTCGGCACTCCGCTATTGCAAACCGGCCTGTCGGTGTTGATCATCGCCGGCGAAAAGAATTCCAAGGCGATGGATGAAGCGAAACGAATCTACAACCGCCTCGCACCCTTGCGACCAAAGCCCACGGACGACCGCGAAGTGATGGACAAACAGGATCTGTTCCTTTCGACCGTCAAAGCGGCCTCGCTTCAGGGTCCGAACATCTTGAACGATAAGTCGATCCTGCCGCAGTTGACGCTGGTGATTGGGCAGTTCATCGAGTGGCGGCTGGTGAACAAAAAGTTCCCCTGGACCGACCGCAAGCCGGCATTGGGGCAATAACGGCCTGCCGGCCAGCGGCGGCAAACAGCGGCGGAGCTCACGGCACACCCATCCACGGTGGGAAAGCCGGTCGCAGGCGGCTGCAGCCGTTAAGGCGTAGCGAGCAACATGCCGGCCCGAATATCGTGGTCCGATCGGAGTTGCTCGCGATTCGCTTGCAAAAGCACGTCGGTATGCGCGCTGTCGCCGTAGACTTTTTGAGCGATGCTCGACAGCGTATCGCCGTTTTGCACGACGTAGATCCGCCCCGCGGCTTGCGATTGCGGATCGATCGGCGGCAGCGGTGACAAGCCGGATGAACCGATATCGAGCAGCGGCGCTTTCGTCGCGGCAGGCGTCGGGCCGACTGCGGGGCCCGGCGGCGGCGATGCGGCCGGCTGCGCCGCAGCGACCGCGGCCGTTGCCGGATCGCCCGCCGGCGGTCGGGCGCGCGCTTGACCGCTCGGAATTCGCAGCCGGGCACCGATCGGCAGCAGTTCCGGATCGCCGAGCACATCGCGATTGCAGGCAAAAATCTCGCCGGCTCGACTGGCCGAGCCCAAATATCGCTCGGCCAACATTGGCAGAGAATCGCCGTCGACGATCTTGTGCGTCTGCGGCGGCGAAGCATCCGGCGACGGTTCGGTATGAAAATCGGACGTCGACGGAGAATCCGACCGATTCCCGGAAAATCTGTCCGGCAAATCGGGCAACGCGCCTTCGGCCGGTTTTGTGGGCGCGCTTCCTGCCGCCGTGTGAAAATCGTTCGCATCGGCAGCCGGCGGCGGCGTCGATGTTGGAGATGCAGGCTGCGGCGTGGCCGGCGGCGAAGGCGTCGGAGCAGCGACGGTGTCGTTTTGCGAGTGCGAATTCGTTTCCTGCGGTGTCGCCGAAGAGCGGGTTGCGGGGTCGTTAGCGCCGGCGTTTGTCTGGCCGGAATTCGCCGACAAATCGAGCGGCGGCGCGCCATTCGGCGGCACGATTTGCGGCGCCGACATGGCATGACCAGCCGTTTCGCTAGGTGCGGCGGCGGTTTTCGTCGCGGCCGGCTTGCGGAATTGCAATGCCACGACGAATCCGATCGTCAGCACGATCGAGACCAACACGATCTTTGCACGCCGAGGCATAGAACGCTCCTTGTTCTGTTATCGACGGAGCGAAGGCAGGGCTTGCGCCAAATCGCCACTCGCGGCAACTTGCGCAGCAAACGCCAGACAGCAAATCCGGGCTATGCGTCAGAGTTTGACAAAGCGACAACGTAGCAAGCACACTCCGTGTGGCGTCGGCCACTTATGCCGGCCAACGGAGGTGATCGGCTTTCAACCTCTTTCGAGATCAATTGCGTTTCGTCGCGCCGATGGCCCACGGAGTGTGCCTGCTACGTTAGTTCCTTTGGCGCGCGTCAATGGCCCATTCCGCCGTTGCCCGGCCATCGTCCACCACGATCGCCCGCGGATGCAGGTTGCAGGTCGGACAGATATGCCACGGGATGCCATAGAGCACATCGCCGATTGATAAATTGCGTGCCGCCGGCGAACGCAAGTTCAGATGCTCTTCGCTATGGACAACGACGGCTGCGTCCGGCAAATCGGGCCAGACAACTCGCACACCTTTCGGATCCGCGGCCACGGCTTTATGTCCCAGATCGACGCACACGCAGTCGGCCGCCGGCTTGCTCACGACGCGCGTCAGCAGCGCTGCCGCGAAAAGAAAATCCAGATCGGGAAGCATCGCGGCGTAACCCGCATCCCACAAAAGGCACGTGCCGGGGCTAAGTTGCCGATCGGAATAGGCCGCATGAATCGGAAACGTGGGCGTTCCGCCGGCGACAAGTTCCGAAACGTCGTAGCCGAACGCCCGCAATTTTTCTCGCAACGATTCGACCGGCGCCATCGCCGCCTCGGCCAATTGCCGCCGCTGCGCGAGACCCGGCTGGTGGAGATGCCCGTCGTAGGCATGCAATCCGCATGGCCTCAGGCCGTTCAGAGCAGCCAAGCACCGGTACAGATCGATCGCGGGCGGGCCAGGAGGAATGCCGGTTCGGCCCATACCCACGTCGAGATCGATGAACACATCCAACCGCCGGCCTGCCTGGGCGAAGGCTGCCGAGAGCCGGCTCGCGGCCGCGGCGTCGTCGACGATCGCCGCCAGTCGGGCGTTTGGAAATCGCATCGAGAGCGCTACAAGCTTGGCGATCTTCGGCCCCACCGGCTGATGGGCCAGTAGAATATCGTCGGCCCCGGCACCCGCCGCCATTTCCATTTCCGCCAACGTCGCGCATTTGAACCGATGAATGCCCGCCCCCAACTGCAGCCGCACCACGGCCGACATCTTGTGCGTTTTGACGTGCGGCCGCAGCCGATCGGCGTCGCCGGCGATCGAGATCATTCGGCGAATGTTTTCCTCGATCCGCGGCGGATACACCAATAGCGACGGCGAATCGACCTCCTCGGCATTCGCGATCGCATACCATCGGTCGTTCATCGGCGCCAACTCTCGCGCAAGAAGCGAATCCAGTTGCCATGCATGATCGCAACGACATCGCTCGGCGGATAGCCACGCGCTGCAAGCAACTCGGGCAGGCGCGCCAAGTCGGCGATCGTGTCGACGTCGGCCGGCGTTTGCTCGACGCCAAAAGCGCCGTCGAGATCGGTGCCCAGGCCGACGTGCCGGGCGTTGCCGGCCAATTGGCAGATGCGATCGAGATGGTCGATCATGTGATTGAGCGAGAGCCCGACGTCGGCCGGACGAGTTTTGCCGCGAATCCAGCCGGGAACCATCATCCAAGCGTCGAGCGGCAGGCCGATCACCGCGCCGCGTTCGAGGAGCGCACGGATCTGTTCGTCGGTGAATTGCCGCGTGTCGGGAGCGATCGCACGCACATTGTTGTGGCTCGCCCAAACGCGGCCGGAAAACGCATCGAGCGCTTCCCAAAAGCTTTCGTCGGAGAGATGCGTCGCGTCGAGGATGATGCCAAGTCGTTGCATTTCGGCCAGCAATTCACGGCCGCGCGGACCAAGTCCGCCGGGCGAATGCGTGCCGTGTGCGTACGTGCCCGGGCCGTAGTGCGCCGGGCCGATGGCGCGCAATCCTTGGGCATACGCCCGCTGGAGATGCCGCGGCGTGAGAATCGAATCCGCTCCTTCGAGGCTGAGCACGTAGCCGATCGGAGCGTCGGGCGGCGGCGAATCGCTCCACAGTGCGACATGCCGATCGAGCGAAGCGGCATCGGTGATCGGCGTCATTTGGCCCGCTTCTTCCATCGCCCGATACCAGGCCAATTGGCCCTGCGTTTGGGCCCACGCGATTTCCGGGCTATGCCAGCCGGGGAGCTTGTTCGGCGGCTTGACGTAGCGGGCAATGAGTGTCGCAACACACAATCCGACTCGGCCGCGGCGCATTTCCGGCAGCGACACCGTGCCGTTGCCGCGGTCGGGCTTGTCGGTCTGCCCCTGTTCGCGGGCTCGGATCTCGGCGACCTGCCGCGTCAGGTCGCGATTCCATTCTAGGGCGTTCATCGCCAGATCGAGATGGGCGTCGAAGATCAGCATGGGAATGAAGCGGGATACTGGAGGGCCGGCAAAAGCTATTTCGGACCGACGGCGGCGGAGAGCAGCAGTGTGAGGCCGAAGGCGACGATCGAAATCACGGTTTCCAGCACGGTCCAGGTGCGCA
It encodes:
- a CDS encoding alpha/beta fold hydrolase, coding for MNRFAPQWFSRHLSFDRSCLKLAAVSLLAGLMVGVLGMAARAQAADDPPGEKKIPAPLDIELQTTDGLQMQATYYGSIQGKNAVPIIMLHGYKGSRADFAGLALAMQARGCAVIVPDLRGHGKSTSINRGGELVTIDPSTLRKGDFELMVTQDLEAVKSYLMERNNAGELNIEKLCVVGNDMGAMLAVKWSQYDWHWPQLPSTKQGQDVKAVVLISPPMNFHGIPINDSLGTPLLQTGLSVLIIAGEKNSKAMDEAKRIYNRLAPLRPKPTDDREVMDKQDLFLSTVKAASLQGPNILNDKSILPQLTLVIGQFIEWRLVNKKFPWTDRKPALGQ
- a CDS encoding LysM peptidoglycan-binding domain-containing protein; the encoded protein is MPRRAKIVLVSIVLTIGFVVALQFRKPAATKTAAAPSETAGHAMSAPQIVPPNGAPPLDLSANSGQTNAGANDPATRSSATPQETNSHSQNDTVAAPTPSPPATPQPASPTSTPPPAADANDFHTAAGSAPTKPAEGALPDLPDRFSGNRSDSPSTSDFHTEPSPDASPPQTHKIVDGDSLPMLAERYLGSASRAGEIFACNRDVLGDPELLPIGARLRIPSGQARARPPAGDPATAAVAAAQPAASPPPGPAVGPTPAATKAPLLDIGSSGLSPLPPIDPQSQAAGRIYVVQNGDTLSSIAQKVYGDSAHTDVLLQANREQLRSDHDIRAGMLLATP
- a CDS encoding D-TA family PLP-dependent enzyme; its protein translation is MNDRWYAIANAEEVDSPSLLVYPPRIEENIRRMISIAGDADRLRPHVKTHKMSAVVRLQLGAGIHRFKCATLAEMEMAAGAGADDILLAHQPVGPKIAKLVALSMRFPNARLAAIVDDAAAASRLSAAFAQAGRRLDVFIDLDVGMGRTGIPPGPPAIDLYRCLAALNGLRPCGLHAYDGHLHQPGLAQRRQLAEAAMAPVESLREKLRAFGYDVSELVAGGTPTFPIHAAYSDRQLSPGTCLLWDAGYAAMLPDLDFLFAAALLTRVVSKPAADCVCVDLGHKAVAADPKGVRVVWPDLPDAAVVVHSEEHLNLRSPAARNLSIGDVLYGIPWHICPTCNLHPRAIVVDDGRATAEWAIDARQRN
- a CDS encoding membrane dipeptidase, which encodes MLIFDAHLDLAMNALEWNRDLTRQVAEIRAREQGQTDKPDRGNGTVSLPEMRRGRVGLCVATLIARYVKPPNKLPGWHSPEIAWAQTQGQLAWYRAMEEAGQMTPITDAASLDRHVALWSDSPPPDAPIGYVLSLEGADSILTPRHLQRAYAQGLRAIGPAHYGPGTYAHGTHSPGGLGPRGRELLAEMQRLGIILDATHLSDESFWEALDAFSGRVWASHNNVRAIAPDTRQFTDEQIRALLERGAVIGLPLDAWMMVPGWIRGKTRPADVGLSLNHMIDHLDRICQLAGNARHVGLGTDLDGAFGVEQTPADVDTIADLARLPELLAARGYPPSDVVAIMHGNWIRFLRESWRR